The Iamia majanohamensis genome window below encodes:
- a CDS encoding penicillin-binding transpeptidase domain-containing protein codes for MRAPGGSRRKAAVIAAGVAAVVALGVAAFLVLDDEGDGGGSTTTLPPQVAEATRAAEAFARAVTDGRPGQGGTVQPADQVDQEFLLALEGLGQATLETTAGEVTVDGDRGEAAMETTWTVGGSAWTTPGRLGLVRVDAGGDGTWRAEWSLAALDERLRPGDTLAADSTAPTRGMILSADGRRLAGDASVVVVGVQPQRATDVAALTTRLQELLGIDGAELASRIAAAAPDAFVEVTTLREEEYAPLRDQLQPLPGTVFRREDQSLAVEPGFAGPVLGRVAPATEEQVAESDGRLQPGQLTGSGGIQEAFDERLSGTSGLEVSVTHAEAGGEAPEGSTTTAPPDAGTTEVLEEVPPVDGETVTTTLDIDVQQAAEAALAGQSTISTLVAIRPSTGEVLADANVNDGGFDYGSRAQVPPGSTFKVVSTLAHLRKGLTPEQVVPCPQTIDVGGREFGNAGDFALGDVPFSLDFARSCNTAFAGLADDLAPDDLTDAAAGFGIGVEWTTGIPTNTGSVPPTEGLVDAAAASIGQGRIVVAPVDMAGVAATVATGRWRAPVIVSDPPVAIPEERPLAEGEAETLRALMRGVVTEGSGEALLGVPGEPVMAKTGTAEYGSGDPPPTHAWIIGFQGDLAFAVFVEDGLSGGAVAGPVAASFLTALAGG; via the coding sequence GTGAGGGCACCGGGCGGGAGCAGGAGGAAGGCCGCGGTCATCGCGGCCGGCGTGGCGGCGGTCGTCGCGCTCGGGGTCGCTGCGTTCCTGGTGCTCGACGACGAGGGCGACGGCGGAGGCTCCACCACCACGTTGCCGCCGCAGGTGGCCGAGGCCACCCGGGCGGCCGAGGCGTTCGCCCGGGCCGTCACCGACGGCCGTCCGGGCCAGGGCGGCACCGTCCAGCCCGCCGACCAGGTCGACCAGGAGTTCCTGCTCGCCCTCGAGGGGCTGGGGCAGGCCACGCTGGAGACGACGGCGGGGGAGGTCACCGTCGACGGCGACCGGGGCGAGGCGGCCATGGAGACGACCTGGACCGTGGGCGGCTCGGCGTGGACCACGCCGGGGCGCCTCGGGCTGGTCCGCGTCGACGCCGGCGGTGACGGCACCTGGCGGGCCGAGTGGAGCCTGGCGGCCCTCGACGAGCGCCTGCGCCCGGGCGACACCCTCGCGGCCGACAGCACCGCTCCCACCCGGGGCATGATCCTCTCCGCCGACGGGCGCCGCCTGGCGGGCGACGCGTCGGTGGTGGTCGTGGGGGTGCAGCCCCAGCGGGCCACCGACGTGGCCGCCCTCACGACCCGGCTGCAGGAGCTCCTCGGCATCGACGGGGCCGAGCTGGCGTCCCGCATCGCCGCCGCCGCGCCCGACGCCTTCGTCGAGGTCACCACCCTCCGGGAGGAGGAGTACGCACCCCTCCGGGACCAACTCCAGCCCCTGCCGGGCACCGTCTTCCGCCGCGAGGACCAGAGCCTGGCCGTCGAGCCCGGGTTCGCGGGGCCGGTGCTGGGGCGGGTGGCCCCGGCCACCGAGGAGCAGGTGGCGGAGTCCGACGGACGCCTCCAGCCCGGCCAGCTCACCGGCTCCGGCGGCATCCAGGAGGCGTTCGACGAGCGCCTCAGCGGCACGTCCGGCCTCGAGGTCTCGGTCACCCACGCCGAGGCCGGGGGCGAGGCGCCCGAGGGCTCGACCACCACCGCCCCGCCCGACGCGGGCACGACCGAGGTGCTCGAGGAGGTGCCGCCGGTCGACGGCGAGACGGTCACCACCACGCTCGACATCGACGTCCAGCAGGCGGCCGAGGCCGCCCTCGCCGGCCAGAGCACCATCTCCACCCTGGTCGCCATCCGGCCCAGCACCGGCGAGGTGCTGGCCGACGCCAACGTCAACGACGGCGGCTTCGACTACGGCTCGCGCGCCCAGGTCCCGCCGGGGTCGACGTTCAAGGTGGTCAGCACCCTGGCCCACCTGCGCAAGGGCCTCACCCCGGAGCAGGTCGTGCCCTGCCCGCAGACGATCGACGTGGGCGGCCGGGAGTTCGGGAACGCCGGCGACTTCGCCCTGGGCGACGTCCCCTTCTCCCTCGACTTCGCCCGGTCGTGCAACACCGCGTTCGCCGGGCTGGCCGACGACCTGGCCCCCGACGACCTCACCGACGCGGCGGCGGGCTTTGGCATCGGCGTGGAGTGGACGACCGGCATCCCCACCAACACGGGGTCGGTGCCCCCGACCGAGGGCCTGGTCGACGCCGCAGCCGCCTCCATCGGCCAGGGGCGGATCGTGGTGGCCCCCGTCGACATGGCCGGGGTGGCGGCCACCGTCGCCACCGGGCGGTGGCGGGCCCCGGTGATCGTGAGCGACCCGCCGGTGGCGATCCCCGAGGAGCGGCCCCTCGCCGAGGGGGAGGCCGAGACCCTGCGGGCGCTCATGCGGGGGGTCGTCACCGAGGGCAGCGGCGAGGCCCTCCTGGGCGTGCCCGGCGAGCCGGTGATGGCCAAGACGGGCACGGCCGAGTACGGCAGCGGCGACCCGCCCCCGACCCACGCCTGGATCATCGGGTTCCAGGGCGACCTGGCCTTCGCCGTGTTCGTCGAGGACGGCCTGAGCGGCGGGGCCGTGGCCGGTCCGGTGGCGGCGAGCTTCCTCACCGCGCTGGCCGGGGGCTGA
- a CDS encoding ParA family protein, whose amino-acid sequence MHAVALTALKGGVGKTSTAVNLAALSAAAGHRTLVWDIDPQAGATACLGVKPKLRGGAQRLLGSDRDLGRSIRPSGTPRLDVLPGDVTLREADVIVGGSRKPKRSLRRVLTAVAKDYDVVLIDCPPGVGPVTEVLVRSVDLLLVPVVPAPLDLRALDRFRDVLGDLGAPPELLAPFLSLVDRRKPLHRRLVDEVRTRERFMGAVVPVSSAVERMPLEQVPTVVDAPRSLAAIALRELWAEVAERLDLPPAPS is encoded by the coding sequence ATGCACGCCGTCGCCCTCACCGCGCTCAAGGGAGGGGTGGGCAAGACCAGCACCGCGGTGAACCTGGCCGCCCTCTCGGCCGCCGCCGGCCACCGCACCCTCGTCTGGGACATCGACCCCCAGGCCGGGGCCACCGCCTGCCTCGGGGTCAAGCCCAAGCTGCGGGGCGGCGCCCAGCGCCTGCTCGGCTCCGACCGCGACCTGGGCCGCTCCATCCGCCCCTCGGGCACGCCCCGCCTCGACGTGCTGCCCGGCGACGTCACCCTCCGGGAGGCCGACGTCATCGTGGGCGGGAGCCGCAAGCCCAAGCGCTCCCTCCGGCGGGTGCTGACCGCGGTGGCCAAGGACTACGACGTGGTCCTCATCGACTGCCCGCCGGGCGTCGGGCCCGTCACCGAGGTCCTGGTCCGCTCCGTCGACCTGCTGCTCGTGCCCGTCGTCCCCGCCCCCCTCGACCTGCGGGCCCTGGACCGCTTCCGCGACGTCCTGGGCGACCTGGGGGCACCCCCCGAGCTGCTGGCGCCGTTCCTGTCGCTGGTCGACCGGCGCAAGCCGCTCCACCGGCGCCTGGTCGACGAGGTCCGCACCCGGGAGCGCTTCATGGGCGCGGTGGTGCCGGTGTCCTCGGCGGTGGAGCGCATGCCGCTCGAGCAGGTGCCCACCGTCGTCGACGCCCCCCGGAGCCTGGCCGCCATCGCCCTGCGGGAGCTGTGGGCCGAGGTGGCCGAGCGCCTCGACCTCCCGCCGGCCCCGTCCTGA
- a CDS encoding TIGR00730 family Rossman fold protein, which translates to MAPDPLPDTPAAPDPVAARLSDDLAPEVEEAVGTLMDAVGDAEEADLIRAIVRTAALLGRDDTERLDLKIVRAAVAEMREAFAVFAPYRHVPKVTIFGSARTRAGSPLYLQARRIAAELADAGWMVITGAGPGIMQAGMEGAGRDMSIGVNIRLPFEQDANDVITGDPKLVTMKYFFTRKLMLIKESAGFVALPGGFGTIDETMELLTLQQTGKAVPAPVIMLDEPGGSYWEGWARFVTEDLVAGGYVRPEDVDLADRTDDVAVATGLITGFYRRYHSIRWVGTRLVIRTLQPVSDEDLEDLNARFGHLCAEGGIERATPFSPERDDDDHLDLPRLACTYDVHQMAGLHHLVRAVNATGG; encoded by the coding sequence ATGGCCCCCGACCCCCTCCCCGACACCCCCGCCGCACCGGACCCCGTGGCCGCCCGGCTGTCGGACGACCTGGCGCCCGAGGTCGAGGAGGCCGTCGGCACGCTGATGGACGCCGTCGGCGACGCCGAGGAGGCCGACTTGATCCGCGCCATCGTGCGCACCGCCGCCCTGCTCGGCCGGGACGACACCGAGCGCCTCGACCTCAAGATCGTGCGGGCCGCGGTGGCCGAGATGCGGGAGGCCTTCGCCGTGTTCGCGCCCTACCGCCACGTGCCCAAGGTGACGATCTTCGGCTCGGCCCGCACCCGGGCCGGCAGCCCCCTCTACCTCCAGGCCCGCCGCATCGCGGCCGAGCTGGCCGACGCCGGCTGGATGGTCATCACCGGGGCGGGTCCCGGGATCATGCAGGCCGGCATGGAGGGGGCCGGGCGGGACATGTCCATCGGGGTCAACATCCGCCTGCCGTTCGAGCAGGACGCCAACGACGTCATCACCGGCGACCCGAAGCTGGTGACCATGAAGTACTTCTTCACCCGCAAGCTCATGCTCATCAAGGAGTCGGCCGGGTTCGTCGCCCTCCCGGGCGGGTTCGGGACCATCGACGAGACAATGGAGCTGCTCACCCTGCAGCAGACCGGCAAGGCCGTCCCCGCCCCCGTGATCATGCTCGACGAGCCCGGAGGGTCGTACTGGGAGGGCTGGGCCCGCTTCGTCACCGAGGACCTCGTCGCCGGCGGCTACGTGCGCCCCGAGGACGTCGACCTGGCCGACCGCACCGACGACGTGGCCGTGGCCACCGGCCTCATCACCGGGTTCTACCGCCGCTACCACTCGATCCGCTGGGTCGGCACCCGCCTCGTGATCCGCACCCTCCAGCCCGTCTCCGACGAGGACCTGGAGGACCTCAACGCCCGGTTCGGCCACCTGTGCGCCGAGGGCGGCATCGAGAGGGCCACGCCCTTCTCCCCCGAGCGCGACGACGACGACCACCTCGACCTCCCCCGCCTGGCCTGCACCTACGACGTGCACCAGATGGCCGGCCTCCACCACCTGGTGCGGGCCGTCAACGCCACCGGCGGCTAG
- a CDS encoding bifunctional FO biosynthesis protein CofGH, translating to MPADLTGLPTPELLARAAAARDAATGSRVTFSPKVFVPLTKLCRDRCGYCTFAQPPARLESPYIDLADVLVLARRGAAAGCHEALFTLGEAPEERYPAARDWLAAHGYASTTDYLVAACRAVRDETGLLPHANPGALPAEELARLREVAPSQGMMVETLRADLLSHRGAPDKLPARRLATLEAAGELRIPYTTGILCGIGETEADRVEALEAIAASHARHGHVQEVIVQNFLPKPGTAMRDHPPCDPEDHLRAIALARLLLPAEVHVQAPPNLADDVAPLLEAGVSDLGGVSPVTIDHVNPERPWPHLDALAEATAATGRQLAPRLTVHPRYVADAATWIDPALHTAVMDRADAEGLGRDDPGAVHPNKVGEVRNVGDGAEVVLVGRRSTAWYSGADVEPTVLVPGPSAPVGGRVREVLDGVLAGEQVGHDEVVALFAARGREVAAVAEVADALRDRAVGDVVTYVRNRNINYTNVCTFKCRFCGFSKGPRSLNLRGTPYLLTLDDIAQRTAEAWELGATEVCLQGGIHPSFDGDYYVDVTRAVKEAAPDIHVHGFTALEVTEGAKRLGEPLADYLRRLMDAGLRTLPGTAAEILDDEVRAVLCPDKVDTEEWLDAHRTAHQVGLRSNVTIMFGAVESPEHWARHLLRTRALQAETGGFTEFVPLPFVHMAAPLYLEGRARRGPTFREVVLMHAVGRIAYDGLIPNIQASWVKLGAGGVRQLLASGVNDLGGTLMDESISRAAGASHGQGMDQDGFRAMVEPLGRRLEERTTLYGRVAGAGAGAAAG from the coding sequence GTGCCCGCCGACCTCACCGGCCTCCCGACGCCCGAGCTGCTCGCCCGCGCCGCCGCCGCCCGCGACGCCGCCACCGGCTCCCGGGTGACCTTCTCCCCCAAGGTCTTCGTCCCTCTCACCAAGCTCTGCCGCGACCGCTGCGGCTACTGCACCTTCGCCCAGCCCCCGGCCCGGCTCGAGTCCCCCTACATCGACCTGGCCGACGTCCTCGTGCTGGCCCGCCGGGGTGCGGCCGCGGGCTGCCACGAGGCCCTCTTCACCCTGGGCGAGGCGCCCGAGGAGCGCTACCCGGCGGCCCGGGACTGGCTCGCCGCCCATGGGTACGCCTCGACCACCGACTACCTCGTGGCCGCCTGCCGGGCCGTCCGCGACGAGACCGGCCTCCTCCCCCACGCCAACCCCGGCGCCCTCCCCGCCGAGGAGCTGGCCCGCCTGCGGGAGGTGGCCCCGAGCCAGGGGATGATGGTCGAGACGCTGCGGGCCGACCTGCTCTCCCACCGCGGCGCCCCCGACAAGCTGCCGGCGCGGCGCCTGGCCACCCTCGAGGCCGCCGGCGAGCTCCGCATCCCCTACACCACCGGGATCCTCTGCGGCATCGGCGAGACCGAGGCCGACCGGGTCGAGGCCCTGGAGGCCATCGCCGCCAGCCACGCCCGCCACGGCCACGTGCAGGAGGTGATCGTCCAGAACTTCCTGCCCAAGCCGGGCACCGCCATGCGCGACCACCCGCCCTGCGATCCGGAGGACCACCTCCGGGCCATCGCCCTCGCCCGCCTCCTCCTGCCCGCCGAGGTCCACGTCCAGGCGCCGCCCAACCTGGCCGACGACGTGGCCCCGCTGCTCGAGGCCGGCGTCTCGGACCTGGGCGGCGTGTCGCCGGTGACCATCGACCACGTGAACCCGGAGCGGCCCTGGCCGCACCTCGACGCCCTGGCCGAGGCCACCGCGGCCACCGGTCGGCAGCTGGCCCCCCGGCTCACCGTCCACCCCCGCTACGTGGCCGACGCCGCCACCTGGATCGACCCCGCCCTGCACACCGCGGTCATGGACCGGGCCGACGCCGAGGGCCTGGGGCGCGACGACCCCGGTGCGGTGCACCCCAACAAGGTGGGCGAGGTCCGCAACGTCGGCGACGGCGCCGAGGTGGTGCTCGTCGGGCGGCGCTCGACGGCCTGGTACTCCGGGGCCGACGTGGAGCCGACCGTGCTGGTGCCCGGCCCCTCCGCCCCCGTCGGGGGCCGCGTGCGCGAGGTGCTCGACGGCGTGCTGGCCGGCGAGCAGGTCGGCCACGACGAGGTCGTGGCCCTGTTCGCGGCCCGGGGCCGCGAGGTCGCGGCCGTGGCCGAGGTGGCCGACGCCCTGCGCGACCGGGCCGTGGGCGACGTGGTCACCTACGTCCGCAACCGCAACATCAACTACACCAACGTCTGCACCTTCAAGTGCCGCTTCTGCGGGTTCTCCAAGGGGCCCCGGTCGCTGAACCTGCGGGGCACCCCCTACCTGCTCACCCTCGACGACATCGCCCAGCGGACGGCCGAGGCCTGGGAGCTGGGGGCCACCGAGGTCTGCCTCCAGGGCGGCATCCACCCCAGCTTCGACGGCGACTACTACGTCGACGTGACCCGGGCGGTGAAGGAGGCGGCCCCCGACATCCACGTCCACGGCTTCACCGCCCTCGAGGTCACCGAGGGGGCCAAGCGCCTGGGCGAGCCGCTGGCCGACTACCTCCGCCGGCTCATGGACGCCGGGCTCCGCACCCTGCCCGGCACGGCCGCCGAGATCCTCGACGACGAGGTCCGCGCCGTGCTGTGCCCGGACAAGGTCGACACCGAGGAGTGGCTCGACGCCCACCGCACGGCCCACCAGGTCGGGCTCCGGTCCAACGTCACCATCATGTTCGGCGCGGTCGAGAGCCCCGAGCACTGGGCCCGCCACCTGCTGCGCACCCGCGCCCTCCAGGCCGAGACGGGTGGCTTCACCGAGTTCGTGCCCCTGCCCTTCGTGCACATGGCCGCCCCCCTCTACCTCGAGGGGCGGGCCCGCCGGGGCCCGACCTTCCGCGAGGTCGTGCTCATGCACGCCGTCGGCCGCATCGCCTACGACGGCCTCATCCCCAACATCCAGGCCTCCTGGGTGAAGCTCGGGGCCGGGGGCGTGCGCCAGCTGCTCGCCTCCGGCGTCAACGACCTGGGAGGCACCCTCATGGACGAGAGCATCTCCCGGGCCGCCGGCGCCTCCCACGGCCAGGGCATGGACCAGGACGGCTTCCGGGCCATGGTCGAGCCCCTCGGCCGCCGGCTCGAGGAGCGCACCACCCTCTACGGGCGGGTCGCCGGCGCCGGCGCCGGCGCCGCCGCCGGCTGA
- a CDS encoding serine/threonine-protein kinase codes for MPDDGRPVEGVPLPPGYTLVEKLGSGGFATVWLAEQGGLGRRVAVKLVGETLEGDERERRFVAECRAVGRLSGHPSVVTVHDAGTTAEGNPYLVMEHLPGGSLQDRLRDEGPLPWQEVLMVGVHVADALSAAHDTGILHRDVKPANVLLDETGAPKLADFGIARLAEGTATATGHVLGTILYTPPEVLSGERPAPTADVWALGALLHTLLAGRSAFQGEEAEPPAVLIARVLRGEPPDLPAQVPPALRDMVGRLLAADPADRPQSAAEVARSLQAIQAAQGLAVTPARATREVVDHAQAGGDATRVGFAPISADLTAPGSPAPPPPGPGTAPPTPPGGPVPPPVVGTPSPAGPPPPPPPPSTGWRPPDGAEAPAPPPAAAPLQAAASPQAGDVTRAVGATVATPAASPPGGPAGAPPPGPPPAPGGRRRGLPLLLGAAAILVVVALVVLVVVATGGDSDGDADEATGGTGPAGSAPATASVPGADEVDTIWGVRSPAPTGTAEQPAPVEAATRAVDCGGTLTCAATEVDGDAVVAYPDEQGSLLVERLAAGDGSSEWTEPVPTPASNVALAPAGDVVLVVTTEDAPDGSGPQRTYNALDPGTGGLVWGPRSFPQDQRVVRALDQSSIEVSVLVASGEAGPEVLGLSNTDGEVLWTAPGQVLATDARTAYVADGGAVAALELSSGDETWRRDLAVAADGASPVTRLGVAADDVLVTVTDDQVVGLATADGSDAWPGQPLSTTDAEVGAPVAVSAAGGRAVVAAEAGDLGIDPVSGEVAWRTARDPLLAEGEANVWVGTADRLVVGQLGAPVRVIATDQGGEELAAIDSSPASPSLSSFAFQGGIALLGEDGITASSTDDLSPLWNVEDVAGAVTLVAVDGGVVVLGPDGVQLLTAG; via the coding sequence GTGCCTGACGACGGCCGCCCCGTCGAGGGGGTGCCGCTGCCGCCGGGCTACACCCTCGTCGAGAAGCTGGGCTCGGGCGGCTTCGCCACGGTGTGGCTGGCCGAGCAGGGCGGGCTGGGGCGCCGGGTCGCGGTGAAGCTGGTGGGCGAGACCCTCGAGGGCGACGAGCGGGAGCGACGCTTCGTGGCCGAGTGCCGGGCCGTGGGGCGGCTCTCGGGCCACCCCTCGGTGGTGACGGTGCACGACGCCGGCACCACGGCCGAGGGCAACCCCTACCTGGTGATGGAGCACCTCCCGGGCGGCTCGCTCCAGGACCGCCTGCGCGACGAGGGGCCCCTCCCGTGGCAGGAGGTGCTCATGGTGGGCGTCCACGTGGCCGACGCCCTGTCGGCCGCCCACGACACCGGGATCCTGCACCGGGACGTGAAGCCCGCCAACGTGCTCCTGGACGAGACCGGCGCCCCCAAGCTGGCCGACTTCGGCATCGCCCGGCTGGCCGAGGGGACCGCCACCGCCACCGGCCACGTGCTCGGCACGATCCTCTACACGCCGCCCGAGGTCCTTTCGGGCGAGCGCCCGGCCCCCACCGCCGACGTGTGGGCCCTGGGCGCCCTGCTCCACACCCTGCTGGCCGGCCGCAGCGCCTTCCAGGGCGAGGAGGCCGAGCCGCCGGCCGTGCTGATCGCCCGGGTGCTGCGGGGCGAGCCCCCGGACCTGCCGGCCCAGGTGCCGCCGGCGCTGCGCGACATGGTCGGTCGGCTGCTCGCGGCCGACCCCGCCGACCGCCCGCAGAGCGCGGCCGAGGTGGCCCGCTCGCTCCAGGCCATCCAGGCCGCCCAGGGCCTGGCCGTGACGCCGGCCCGGGCCACCCGCGAGGTGGTCGACCACGCCCAGGCCGGGGGCGACGCCACCCGGGTGGGCTTCGCCCCCATCTCGGCCGACCTCACCGCCCCCGGCAGCCCGGCGCCGCCCCCGCCGGGGCCCGGGACCGCCCCGCCGACGCCGCCGGGCGGACCCGTCCCGCCCCCGGTGGTCGGGACCCCGTCCCCGGCGGGGCCGCCCCCACCCCCGCCGCCGCCGTCCACGGGCTGGCGGCCGCCCGACGGCGCCGAGGCCCCCGCCCCGCCGCCCGCCGCCGCGCCCCTCCAGGCTGCGGCCTCCCCCCAGGCCGGCGACGTCACCCGCGCCGTCGGCGCCACCGTGGCCACACCGGCCGCCTCCCCGCCGGGGGGACCGGCGGGCGCGCCGCCTCCGGGTCCCCCTCCGGCGCCGGGCGGTCGGCGCCGGGGCCTGCCCCTCCTGCTCGGCGCGGCTGCGATCCTGGTCGTGGTGGCGCTCGTCGTCCTGGTCGTGGTGGCCACCGGCGGCGACAGCGACGGCGACGCCGACGAGGCCACCGGCGGGACGGGTCCGGCGGGATCCGCGCCGGCGACCGCCTCGGTCCCCGGGGCCGACGAGGTGGACACCATCTGGGGCGTCCGGTCGCCGGCGCCCACCGGGACCGCCGAGCAGCCCGCACCCGTCGAGGCCGCCACCCGCGCCGTCGACTGCGGGGGGACCCTGACCTGCGCAGCCACCGAGGTCGACGGCGACGCCGTGGTCGCCTACCCCGACGAGCAGGGGTCGCTCCTCGTCGAGCGCCTCGCCGCGGGCGACGGGTCGAGCGAGTGGACCGAGCCGGTGCCGACCCCGGCGTCGAACGTGGCCCTGGCCCCGGCCGGCGACGTGGTCCTGGTGGTCACCACCGAGGACGCCCCCGACGGCAGCGGGCCCCAGCGCACCTACAACGCCCTCGACCCAGGCACGGGCGGGCTGGTGTGGGGGCCGCGCAGCTTCCCCCAGGACCAGCGGGTGGTGCGGGCCCTCGACCAGTCCTCCATCGAGGTGTCGGTGCTGGTGGCCTCGGGCGAGGCCGGACCCGAGGTCCTCGGCCTGTCGAACACCGACGGCGAGGTCCTCTGGACCGCCCCCGGGCAGGTCCTCGCCACCGACGCCCGCACCGCCTACGTGGCCGACGGCGGTGCGGTTGCGGCGCTCGAGCTGTCCAGCGGCGACGAGACCTGGCGGCGCGACCTGGCCGTCGCCGCCGACGGGGCGAGCCCCGTGACCCGCCTCGGCGTGGCCGCCGACGACGTGCTGGTGACCGTCACCGACGACCAGGTCGTCGGCCTGGCGACCGCCGACGGCTCCGACGCCTGGCCGGGCCAGCCCCTCTCGACCACCGACGCCGAGGTCGGCGCGCCCGTCGCGGTGTCGGCCGCCGGCGGTCGGGCCGTGGTGGCCGCCGAGGCCGGCGACCTCGGCATCGACCCCGTCTCGGGGGAGGTGGCGTGGCGCACGGCTCGCGACCCGCTCCTGGCCGAGGGGGAGGCCAACGTGTGGGTGGGCACCGCCGACCGCCTCGTGGTCGGCCAGCTCGGGGCCCCCGTGCGGGTCATCGCCACCGACCAGGGGGGAGAGGAGCTGGCCGCCATCGACTCGTCGCCGGCCTCGCCCTCGCTGTCCTCCTTCGCCTTCCAGGGGGGCATCGCCCTGCTGGGCGAGGACGGCATCACCGCCTCGTCCACCGACGACCTCAGCCCCCTGTGGAACGTGGAGGACGTCGCCGGCGCGGTGACCCTCGTGGCCGTCGACGGTGGCGTCGTCGTCCTCGGCCCCGACGGCGTGCAGCTGCTGACGGCGGGCTGA
- the pgl gene encoding 6-phosphogluconolactonase — protein sequence MTIEGLTVVDDVPGAFAEQVVEAFGARAGEAFSVALSGGGTARRCYERLAAEAATRIDWWKVDVYWGDERCVPHDHEDSNYRLAREALLDRVGAANATHLMRCAEVDAYQLRVGDLGRFDLVHLGLGPDGHTASLFAGSEALDADPGRLVALNEDPSGLNPYTRMTLTLAGIARGRTVVVTVEGEEKAEALARVDRGEDVPAASIGGERVVWLVDEAAASLLPGT from the coding sequence ATGACGATCGAGGGGCTGACCGTCGTCGACGACGTGCCCGGCGCCTTCGCCGAGCAGGTGGTCGAGGCCTTCGGGGCGCGCGCCGGCGAGGCCTTCTCGGTGGCCCTCTCCGGGGGTGGCACCGCCCGCCGCTGCTACGAGCGGCTGGCGGCGGAGGCCGCGACCCGCATCGACTGGTGGAAGGTCGACGTCTACTGGGGCGACGAGCGCTGCGTCCCCCACGACCACGAGGACTCCAACTACCGCCTGGCGCGGGAGGCCCTCCTCGACCGGGTCGGGGCGGCCAACGCCACCCACCTCATGCGCTGCGCCGAGGTCGACGCCTACCAGCTCCGCGTCGGCGACCTGGGGCGCTTCGACCTCGTCCACCTGGGCCTCGGGCCCGACGGCCACACCGCCTCGCTCTTCGCCGGCTCCGAGGCGCTCGACGCCGACCCCGGTCGCCTGGTGGCCCTGAACGAGGACCCCTCGGGGCTCAACCCCTACACGAGGATGACCCTCACCCTGGCCGGGATCGCCCGGGGCCGCACCGTCGTGGTCACCGTCGAGGGCGAGGAGAAGGCCGAGGCCCTGGCCCGGGTGGACCGGGGCGAGGACGTGCCCGCCGCGTCCATCGGTGGCGAGCGGGTGGTGTGGCTGGTCGACGAGGCCGCTGCGTCGCTCCTGCCCGGCACCTGA
- the tal gene encoding transaldolase, with translation MTRLHELHDDQGQSPWLDNLRRSWIQGGDLADWVDRGVRGITSNPSIFQKAIAGSADYDDQFASCLDAGMSVEDTYWDLVVTDIEGALAVLRPVYDASGGGDGFVSVEVAPSLARDTEGTARAALDLHQRIAEPNLYVKIPGTAEGLPAIQKVIAQGHSVNVTLLFSLSRYGEVIEAHQAGLEELVASGASAEEVARVSSVASFFVSRVDAEVDRRLEVIGTEAATALKGRAAVANARLAYRLFRERYAGPRWEALAAAGAQVQRPLWASTSTKDPSYPDTLYVDSLIGPDTVNTLPDATLEAFLDHGTVARTVDTADDEALRTLDELADVGVDLDDVTQLLEKEGVEAFEASYDDLLSTLGEKAEALRPGSDG, from the coding sequence ATGACCCGCCTGCACGAGCTCCACGACGACCAGGGGCAGAGCCCGTGGCTCGACAACCTGCGCCGGAGCTGGATCCAGGGCGGCGACCTCGCCGACTGGGTCGACCGCGGCGTCCGCGGCATCACCTCCAACCCGTCGATCTTCCAGAAGGCCATCGCCGGCTCGGCCGACTACGACGACCAGTTCGCGTCTTGCCTCGATGCCGGGATGTCGGTCGAGGACACCTACTGGGACCTCGTCGTGACCGACATCGAGGGGGCCCTCGCCGTCCTCCGCCCCGTCTACGACGCCAGCGGCGGCGGCGACGGCTTCGTCTCGGTCGAGGTGGCGCCCAGCCTGGCCCGCGACACCGAGGGCACGGCCCGCGCCGCCCTCGACCTCCACCAGAGGATCGCCGAGCCCAACCTGTACGTGAAGATCCCGGGCACGGCCGAGGGCCTGCCTGCGATCCAGAAGGTGATCGCCCAGGGCCACAGCGTCAACGTCACCCTGCTGTTCAGCCTGAGCCGCTACGGCGAGGTCATCGAGGCCCACCAGGCGGGGCTGGAGGAGCTGGTCGCGTCGGGCGCCAGCGCCGAGGAGGTGGCCCGGGTGTCCTCGGTGGCCTCGTTCTTCGTCAGCCGGGTCGACGCCGAGGTCGACCGCCGCCTCGAGGTGATCGGCACCGAGGCCGCCACCGCCCTGAAGGGCCGGGCCGCGGTGGCCAACGCCCGCCTGGCCTACCGGCTGTTCCGCGAGCGCTACGCCGGGCCCCGCTGGGAGGCCCTGGCCGCGGCCGGCGCCCAGGTCCAGCGCCCCCTGTGGGCCTCCACCTCCACCAAGGACCCGAGCTACCCCGACACGCTCTACGTCGACAGCCTCATCGGCCCCGACACGGTGAACACCCTGCCCGACGCCACCCTCGAGGCCTTCCTCGACCACGGGACGGTGGCGCGCACCGTCGACACCGCCGACGACGAGGCCCTCCGCACCCTCGACGAGCTGGCCGACGTGGGCGTCGACCTCGACGACGTGACCCAGCTGCTCGAGAAGGAGGGCGTGGAGGCCTTCGAGGCGTCCTACGACGACCTGCTCTCGACCCTGGGCGAGAAGGCCGAGGCGCTCCGCCCGGGGAGCGACGGGTGA